One window of Salegentibacter sp. Hel_I_6 genomic DNA carries:
- a CDS encoding SusD/RagB family nutrient-binding outer membrane lipoprotein, translating into MNNIKKISATFLVIFLMLACTKDFEEINEDPNRIAEISPGTLINPIIYGLATHNANRSASITFDLMQVSLPFPSVSGGLHRYDVSPNIGNSSWSNYYRWLNNINEMRTAAEEAGDVNYEAIALTLNAWVYANLTDIFGPVPMTDAVKGEEGNLYPVFDTQPFIYETILGDLDRANELYNPDATMVYAEDILFQNDVNKWKKFTNSLRMRLLLRVSNVEEMNAFQELTTMINDPVEYPVFENTEESAILQVTGVTPNVSPWGRPQDFRLNVNLTEFFVDNLNELEDPRRPIIGTMASDLDNNPIGYRGIPSAYAGPESQFEFNASTFNIEQVENPMQIFLLTYAEVEFIKAEIAQRGYTGDAEAHYLNGVNAAIEQMEAEIPEAYFENELAQYDGSLERIMLQKYYALYFTDYQQWFEYRRTGFPELPKTEAMENDGMMPVRFTYPQDIQVNNRENYLEAVEMLGGSDNINTKVWWDN; encoded by the coding sequence ATGAATAATATAAAAAAGATTAGCGCAACATTTTTAGTAATATTCCTAATGCTTGCCTGTACGAAAGATTTTGAGGAAATAAACGAAGATCCAAACCGCATAGCAGAAATAAGCCCGGGAACTTTGATCAATCCGATTATTTATGGGTTGGCTACGCACAATGCCAACCGTAGTGCCAGTATAACGTTTGATCTTATGCAGGTTTCTTTACCCTTCCCTAGTGTGTCTGGTGGTTTGCACCGTTATGACGTAAGTCCTAATATCGGTAATTCTTCGTGGTCAAATTATTACCGCTGGTTGAATAATATTAATGAAATGCGAACCGCAGCAGAAGAGGCCGGCGATGTAAATTACGAGGCCATAGCGCTTACTTTAAATGCCTGGGTTTACGCTAATCTTACCGATATTTTTGGGCCTGTCCCAATGACCGATGCAGTAAAGGGAGAAGAAGGAAATCTCTATCCGGTTTTTGATACTCAGCCTTTTATTTATGAGACTATATTGGGCGATTTAGATCGTGCCAATGAACTTTATAATCCAGATGCTACCATGGTGTATGCTGAAGATATCTTATTTCAAAATGATGTGAATAAATGGAAAAAATTCACAAACTCCTTAAGAATGCGATTACTACTTAGGGTTTCAAATGTTGAGGAGATGAATGCTTTTCAGGAACTCACTACTATGATTAATGATCCTGTGGAATATCCTGTTTTTGAAAACACAGAGGAGTCGGCAATTTTACAGGTTACTGGTGTGACTCCAAACGTTTCTCCTTGGGGTAGACCTCAGGATTTTCGATTGAATGTGAACCTAACAGAATTCTTTGTTGATAATTTAAACGAACTCGAAGATCCCAGGCGACCAATCATAGGAACCATGGCTAGTGATCTGGATAATAATCCAATTGGTTACCGGGGAATTCCTAGCGCCTATGCAGGCCCAGAGTCACAATTTGAATTTAATGCCTCGACTTTTAATATTGAACAGGTAGAAAATCCTATGCAAATATTCTTGCTTACTTATGCTGAGGTAGAATTCATAAAGGCCGAGATAGCTCAAAGAGGATATACCGGGGATGCCGAAGCCCATTATTTAAATGGGGTGAATGCCGCGATAGAACAAATGGAGGCTGAAATACCTGAGGCCTATTTTGAAAATGAACTGGCGCAATACGATGGGAGTTTAGAAAGAATTATGCTTCAAAAGTATTATGCCCTTTATTTCACGGATTATCAACAGTGGTTTGAATATAGAAGAACCGGATTTCCTGAACTTCCTAAAACCGAAGCTATGGAAAATGATGGGATGATGCCCGTTAGGTTTACTTATCCACAAGACATTCAGGTAAATAACCGGGAAAATTACCTGGAGGCTGTAGAAATGCTTGGAGGAAGCGATAATATCAATACTAAAGTTTGGTGGGATAATTAG
- a CDS encoding SusC/RagA family TonB-linked outer membrane protein: MIELAKNKPVAAATAMGYLKIRLQILIYSQIVMNTKLQFFLNYLSKTLLFSIVGLLLIPSGTIARAAANDETSISIKVQNASITEVFSTIEAKTGFTFVFDESISQVKHNFTFQFTNEKLERIFEKISVETGFQFKKINHTISVVSPDRFQLSANGKVLDHDGLPLPGATVVEVGTSNGTTTDFDGNFNLNVSQFPVNLEISFMGFNDEEITVENSEPIEVSLSENANALNEVVVTALGIKREEKRLGFSQQTVESENLSQTVPNNWSAGLKGKVSGLNIVSTGSGPINSQQITLRGNNSLNPNGNYALIVVDGVPINTEMTTSGSSNAYMGGDSPVDFGNGISDLNLEDIESVSVLKGAGATALYGSRAANGALIITTKSGANQKGLGISYNTSTTFDVIQRWPDFQYEYGQGTGKSFNDAGEPYYSYGGSDDGNSTGGTSSAWGPRFDGQYYYQYDPEVGGQSEERQLWRPYRDNRKDYWRTGITTNNNVTLQGGDKNGSMRASVGHQYNEWIMPNTGFERITASVNARYRVSKNIEVGSTLNYNNRSSDNLPGTGYNNGSIAYFMIFQNPNVDLDWLKPIWQEGQENLQQIQPFSSYIDNPYLIAYEATNSLASNQLVGNIFSNIQLTPKLNLMLRTSLNTYHQDREQKRPYSINRYARGYFKTQDVWKQEVNSDFLLTYEDEISKDLSFSVSGGGNAMDYKYRRTDAAVDGLVVPNVYKLANGINNPIVNTYDRNKKINSLYGLASFSFRDMVFLDVTGRNDWSSTLPTQNNSFFYPSANTSIILSEIFNFSGPVDYLKYRFSFAEVGNDTDPYKTSKYYSQNAFPSSAVAPTNLYNANFKPEITTSYETGIEARLFDNRINLDATVYQTSTKNQIISVPLDITTGYSSGVLNSGEVRNRGVELALNAKIINNDKFKWSTNLTWARNWNKVLELADGIDGQQEIGSGGQARIIAKVGGTATSIYGAGFVRSPEGEIVYDNGGLPAYPDDIMYIGDASPDWRGGLQNNFKFGNFGLSVLLDGQYGGIIYSQSHHKMTQMGKLRSTFRGREEGVIVGEGVVLNEDGSYSPNTTEAITPDWYNRYYRRANVESNSFDASYLKLREVSLQYNFPKSWFVNNTIQNISLSLFGRNLAVISDFPIYDPETAALNGDTILPGVEMGQMPSPATYGFNLQVNL, from the coding sequence TTGATTGAATTAGCCAAAAACAAGCCCGTTGCTGCTGCAACAGCAATGGGCTATTTAAAAATTAGACTACAAATATTAATCTATAGCCAAATTGTAATGAATACTAAACTACAATTTTTTCTAAATTATTTATCCAAAACCCTGCTGTTTTCTATTGTAGGTTTATTGCTAATCCCAAGTGGTACAATAGCTCGAGCAGCTGCCAATGATGAGACTTCTATAAGCATTAAAGTCCAAAATGCCTCTATTACCGAAGTTTTTTCGACGATCGAAGCTAAAACAGGTTTCACCTTTGTTTTTGATGAAAGCATTAGCCAGGTAAAACATAATTTCACATTTCAGTTTACTAATGAAAAATTAGAAAGAATATTTGAAAAGATATCGGTTGAAACTGGGTTTCAATTCAAAAAAATAAATCATACCATTAGCGTGGTAAGTCCGGATAGATTCCAACTTAGTGCGAATGGGAAAGTCCTTGACCATGATGGATTACCTCTTCCAGGAGCAACTGTAGTAGAGGTGGGAACTTCTAATGGCACCACAACCGATTTCGATGGGAACTTCAACTTGAACGTTTCTCAATTCCCGGTCAATCTGGAGATTTCCTTTATGGGTTTTAATGACGAGGAAATTACTGTTGAAAATTCAGAGCCAATCGAGGTAAGCCTTTCAGAAAATGCGAATGCACTTAATGAAGTAGTGGTAACTGCATTAGGGATAAAAAGAGAAGAAAAAAGATTAGGGTTTTCTCAACAAACCGTGGAATCTGAAAACCTCTCCCAAACGGTACCCAATAACTGGTCTGCTGGATTAAAAGGCAAGGTTTCCGGTTTGAACATTGTTTCTACTGGATCTGGACCTATTAACTCGCAGCAGATAACCCTGCGCGGGAATAACTCGCTTAATCCTAATGGAAATTACGCGCTAATTGTGGTAGATGGGGTTCCAATAAATACAGAAATGACTACTTCAGGATCCTCAAATGCCTATATGGGTGGTGACTCACCGGTAGATTTTGGCAACGGGATCTCTGACCTTAACCTTGAAGATATAGAGAGTGTTTCGGTTTTAAAAGGAGCTGGTGCTACCGCTCTCTACGGGAGTCGCGCTGCAAACGGAGCCCTGATCATAACTACTAAATCTGGTGCAAATCAAAAAGGTTTGGGGATTTCATATAATACGAGCACTACTTTTGATGTAATTCAGCGATGGCCAGATTTTCAATATGAATACGGGCAGGGTACGGGCAAATCTTTTAATGATGCCGGGGAGCCTTATTATTCTTATGGAGGTTCTGATGATGGCAATAGCACCGGAGGTACCAGTAGTGCCTGGGGGCCACGTTTTGATGGGCAGTATTATTATCAATATGATCCTGAAGTTGGTGGGCAATCGGAGGAACGTCAACTATGGCGCCCCTACAGGGATAATCGAAAAGATTACTGGCGTACCGGGATCACAACCAACAATAACGTAACCCTACAAGGTGGTGATAAAAATGGTTCTATGCGGGCATCGGTAGGACATCAGTATAACGAATGGATTATGCCCAATACCGGTTTTGAGCGAATTACCGCTTCAGTAAATGCCAGGTACCGGGTTTCCAAGAACATTGAAGTTGGTTCCACCTTAAATTATAATAACAGGAGCAGCGATAACCTTCCTGGAACTGGTTATAACAATGGTTCTATAGCATACTTTATGATTTTTCAGAACCCAAACGTGGATCTGGATTGGCTTAAGCCTATTTGGCAGGAAGGGCAGGAGAATCTTCAGCAAATTCAACCCTTTAGCTCTTATATAGATAATCCTTATTTAATAGCTTATGAGGCAACAAATTCGTTAGCAAGTAACCAACTGGTGGGTAATATCTTTTCTAATATCCAATTAACGCCCAAGCTAAATTTAATGTTGCGAACTTCTTTGAATACTTATCACCAAGATAGGGAGCAGAAAAGACCGTACAGTATTAACAGGTATGCCCGGGGATATTTCAAAACCCAGGATGTTTGGAAACAAGAAGTGAATTCTGATTTCTTGTTGACCTACGAAGATGAAATTAGCAAGGACCTGTCATTCTCGGTTTCAGGTGGTGGAAACGCGATGGATTATAAATATCGCCGTACCGATGCGGCTGTTGATGGTTTGGTAGTGCCAAATGTATATAAGCTAGCAAACGGAATTAATAATCCAATTGTAAATACATACGACCGAAATAAGAAAATAAACAGTTTGTATGGCCTGGCTTCATTTTCATTCAGGGATATGGTATTTCTGGATGTGACCGGTCGTAACGATTGGTCCAGTACGCTCCCTACCCAGAATAATTCGTTCTTTTATCCTTCTGCAAATACCAGTATAATTCTTTCGGAAATCTTCAATTTTTCAGGACCGGTAGACTATTTAAAATACCGTTTCTCCTTTGCCGAAGTGGGTAATGATACAGATCCTTATAAAACAAGTAAATATTACAGCCAGAATGCTTTTCCAAGTTCGGCAGTGGCACCAACGAACCTGTATAATGCGAATTTCAAACCTGAAATAACTACCAGTTATGAAACAGGGATTGAAGCCAGGCTTTTTGATAATAGGATTAATCTGGATGCTACAGTGTATCAAACCTCTACTAAAAATCAAATCATTTCGGTTCCTTTAGATATTACTACGGGTTATAGTTCCGGGGTATTAAACTCAGGAGAGGTTAGAAACCGGGGTGTGGAACTGGCGCTAAATGCTAAAATTATCAATAATGATAAATTTAAATGGAGCACTAATCTTACCTGGGCCAGGAATTGGAATAAAGTGCTGGAACTGGCCGATGGGATAGACGGGCAACAAGAAATTGGAAGCGGTGGCCAGGCTAGGATTATAGCTAAAGTTGGTGGTACGGCTACTTCTATCTATGGAGCTGGTTTTGTTCGTTCACCGGAAGGTGAAATAGTCTATGACAACGGAGGCTTACCAGCTTACCCAGATGATATCATGTATATAGGCGATGCCAGTCCGGATTGGAGAGGAGGATTACAAAACAATTTCAAATTCGGGAATTTCGGTTTGAGCGTATTGTTAGATGGACAATACGGAGGTATTATCTATTCGCAATCTCATCACAAGATGACTCAAATGGGGAAACTTAGATCTACCTTTAGAGGAAGGGAAGAAGGTGTAATTGTCGGTGAAGGTGTAGTATTAAACGAAGACGGCTCTTATTCTCCAAATACTACGGAAGCGATTACGCCGGATTGGTATAACCGATACTATAGAAGGGCTAATGTAGAATCCAATTCTTTTGATGCTTCATACCTGAAACTTAGGGAGGTTAGTTTACAATATAATTTTCCCAAGAGTTGGTTTGTTAATAATACCATCCAGAATATAAGCCTTTCTCTCTTTGGGAGAAACCTTGCCGTGATCTCAGATTTCCCAATCTATGACCCTGAAACTGCCGCCCTAAACGGTGATACTATTTTACCTGGAGTAGAAATGGGACAAATGCCTTCGCCGGCAACCTACGGATTTAATTTACAAGTTAATTTATAA
- a CDS encoding FecR family protein gives MKKHELIYLAEKYAAKKVNAQEKLAVDIFLRKVQEQDAIPFMNLDQEKRNKLLKRIEDKLQLEKILRKKHYQRIIASAAVLLLLIGSVLLSMLLENDLTQVAVKGEKKEIELNDGSKVFLNASSKINYPENFKEDRKITLEGEAYFQVAPNPEKPFRIKSGAIETKVLGTSFNINAYSPGREKISVNSGVVEVTYGNDPLQKVRLTKNMQLAFHGKEKPNITEWNSENYNAWTKNIIVLNKTSLGETAKILENWYDVNIDFADPTLQKLTISGKFKDEKLETVLQSIALIKDLEINYNNPKSIIIRKQKRI, from the coding sequence GAAACACGAACTTATTTATTTAGCAGAGAAATACGCAGCTAAGAAAGTGAACGCACAGGAGAAGCTGGCAGTAGATATTTTTTTAAGAAAAGTGCAGGAGCAGGATGCAATTCCTTTTATGAACCTAGATCAGGAAAAGCGGAATAAACTCTTAAAGAGGATAGAAGATAAACTACAATTAGAGAAAATCCTCAGAAAGAAACATTATCAGAGAATAATAGCATCGGCGGCAGTCCTACTCCTGCTAATTGGTTCAGTACTTCTTAGTATGTTACTGGAAAACGATCTTACCCAGGTGGCGGTAAAAGGTGAGAAAAAGGAAATCGAACTGAATGATGGGAGCAAGGTTTTTCTAAATGCCAGCTCTAAAATAAATTATCCCGAAAATTTTAAGGAAGATCGAAAAATAACCCTGGAAGGCGAAGCATATTTTCAAGTGGCGCCAAATCCTGAAAAACCTTTTCGAATTAAATCAGGTGCTATAGAAACGAAAGTTCTAGGCACTTCATTTAATATAAATGCATATTCACCTGGGAGGGAAAAGATCAGCGTGAACTCTGGGGTTGTAGAAGTAACTTATGGTAATGATCCATTACAAAAGGTAAGACTCACTAAAAATATGCAGCTCGCTTTCCATGGAAAAGAAAAACCAAATATTACAGAATGGAATAGTGAAAACTATAATGCCTGGACCAAAAATATTATTGTTTTAAACAAGACGAGTCTTGGAGAAACTGCAAAAATCCTTGAAAACTGGTATGATGTAAATATTGACTTTGCTGATCCCACCCTGCAAAAGCTCACCATTTCTGGAAAGTTTAAAGATGAAAAACTGGAAACCGTCTTGCAAAGCATTGCGCTTATTAAAGACTTAGAAATTAATTATAACAACCCTAAAAGCATAATTATAAGAAAACAAAAAAGAATTTGA